The sequence below is a genomic window from Cicer arietinum cultivar CDC Frontier isolate Library 1 chromosome 6, Cicar.CDCFrontier_v2.0, whole genome shotgun sequence.
TTTCTTTTCTAACAATTTCCTCCATTTGTGACAGGTAGTCTTATATTGGATCCAAGACCAAGTTTAACAAGCATAGATAACCTGAGTGACAGAACAATCCAGTCAGAATTTGGTTGCTCCACGgaggaagaagaaaaatcaCTATGCCAAAATACCAAAGAATTGAAAGAAGAAACAATTGACGAATCAGAAAGGTACAAGTCAAGGTTGATATCTATTTTTGCAGGCAAAGCTTCTAAGCAGAAGCTTGGATGGCCTCTACTCCGCAGAGCGACTTCAGAAATCTCACAAAGGCCTCATGGAAGAAGGGACATGTCAGTAGTACAATGGGTAATGAGCTTACCGGACCGTTCACCACATAGTAGTCCTCAATCATCTTCCCCTGATGAAAACCCATTCGAAAGGAGCATCAGTGACATTGAGGATGAAAGcttcaaaaattatttacttCCATCTGTTGTACTACCAAAAGGCCTAGAAGGGATATTAAATGTAAATTCACTCAATTGCATGTGGTTTAGCCTTGAGGCTCTCAAATCTTGCACTAGCCAATTCTCTTCAGGTTGGAACACTGCTCTTTATTATGATCTCCCTCTCAATTTTTAATAAACAGCTGATATGAGaagtttcttttttatatatataaaagatacaTGAAGACTCTGCCACATGACATAACGTAGATATGCGAATTGTGttatgttaatattatattatgataTGACCTTGTATTCGTTTGCAGAAAACTTGATTGGGAAAGGAGGGAGCAACCGTGTGTATAAAGGAGTTCTCTCTGATGGAAAGCCAATTGCAGTTAAAGTATTGCAGTCATCAAAAGAAGCCTGGAAAGATTTTTCTTTTGAGATAGAAATAATATCCTCATTGAAGCACAAAAACATTTCTCAACTACTTGGGATTTGCATAGAGGACAATACTTTAATATCTGTTTATGATTATTTCCCCAAAGGCAGCTTAGAGCAAAATCTACATGGTAAACTTTAAGTGGACTTTCGTTTTCACTTTTCAACCatcatatgaatataaattgttggaAATGGAAACAATGCTTATATGAATTTATAAATGGATGTAGGAAAGAACAAGGATGAATCCTTTTTGTCATGGGAAGTGAGATTTAATGTAGCTGTTGGAATAGCTGAGGCCCTAGATTACCTACACACAGAAGCTTTGAAGCCTGTTATACATAGAGATGTCAAGTCTTCAAACATTCTTCTTTCCGAGGGGTTTGAACCACAAGTAATCAAAATTTTTTTGACAACATTAGTAAAACATGAATACTTCATGATTGTGTCACTCATGaatcataatttttcttttgttgcaGTTGTCTGATTTTGGACTTGCAATATGGGGACCAACAACAACATCCTTTTTGACACAAGAAGATTTGGTAGGAACATTTGGTTACCTTGCTCCTGAATACTTCATGTATGGAAAAGTCAGTGAAAAAATAGATGTGTATGCCTTTGGTGTAGTACTACTTGAGCTAATATCAGGTAGGGAGCCAATTAGCTCTGAACCTTGCAAAGGACAGGAGAGCTTGGTTGTTTGGGTAAGAGTTAActccaattaaaataaattttgactaATGTGAATTATATTCGTAGTAAATATCaatgtttaaaaaacaaaatcaaacattaAACTGGTGAGATCTCTAAATCATGGTTCAACTACTTTAAACTGTTTGAATTGGAATAAACCATGATTGAACAGCTTAAATAACTGAATGGTAGACAGTGTCAAGTCACGGTTGAACTGTCCTGTTCGGTTTttaaaaacattgataaatatgttttatttgtaCACTATGGaatatgaattataaaaaatgatttcatTTTAGGCAAAACCAATAATAGAGAATGGGGATATTAAAGATTTGTTGGACCCAAAATTAGAAGGGAACTTTGATGAGACCCAAATGCAAAGAATGGTTTTGGCAGCATCTTTATGCATCACAAGAGCTGCTAGACTTCGTCCTAAATTAAAACAGGTAATAAATAATTCTTAATATGAAATCACATTaccatttatatttaaaaaaatcttcaGCTCCTAAAGTTTATCACTCCTATGTACAGATACTGAAGATCCTAAAAGGAGATAATGAAGTTGAATATTGCTTCAATGAGCATTCAGACAATGAAGAAAACATTGATGACGAAGTGTATCCAAATTCAAGTGCAGAGTTACACCTAAGTCTTGCATTACTTGGTGTTGATGATGACACTACATCATGTAGTAGTACAGACCACAGCTATAGTGAATACTTGAAAGACCAATGGAGCAGGTCTTCCAGTTTTAATTAGTTTCTTTCAATTCTATAACACCTATTTCTCATTAGTTTGTGCATGTacagttaaattaaaaaaaaggaaaataaaagggTTACCCCGTTGATGAGGGGTTTGTATATTTAGAAAGgtaattttctttttagtttattctacaaataattttatttgggAATTAGGTTTATGATAAAAGCATGCATCATTTGCAATAGTTGAAAATGCCTCTACTTTTTTATACCCCAAAATGAAAAAGTAAATGAAGATTCTGTAATATATGCAACTCATCCTCCCATATAAAGAACCCTATTCTCCACCTCCATTTCTAACACCATACCTCATCCTTCCATTGTCCCATATAAAAAACAAGAGCATCTCTGGAACAACGTTGAGAACATAGTATATAAGATAACCCCAAAAAGAAGGAACACTTGGCAAGATTTCAATATTCTATTTATCATCTTTGCACTAAAACAACACAtccttattataaaaaataaaatgattatcaATTGTAGTATCACGAGATCCATATCTAAATtcaaaccaattttttttcttccaattgtGGTATCCATATCTAAATACAAGGTAAAATTTCTATATAGTCAATCAAATTTTTGTGACCCAAACCACCACTAAACCTCACAATAATAGAAATATTATATGTTTTGTTATGGATGAACTTATTGAGCAGTTTGTAAATGAGATGTTTCGTTTGACAATCAAACAAACGTTTAAGTATCATGACGttgttaagaaatttaaaatggGCATGGGTaccataataaaaaatatggactCAAAGTGTTGATGGCTATGTGACCTCAATATAGATGTGCCTGTTACAGTGATATTTGGGTAGATGGAAAAATAATTATGTCAGCACAATCATTTGAGTTATATGAGAATGAAGATGAACACTGTATTCTATccattcattttttgtttttttttagtaaaaataaaattttgaaatttgattttttttttcacttaaaAGTCTAGTTGGACAATCTTAGTAATATTCACATAGAcctttttttaacataaatttaatgaaatatcaACATCCTTAAGGACTCATACGTGTatttattacaataaaataagaaaaaatttgtCTTAGATTCATGAGTAAAGAAATCTAAGACATTTGTTCTACCCCTATAGATTTCGTTTTGTTTATTGGGGGAACAAGAAGAAAATACAAGTTTGACCCGTCAATCGCATAAAActctttgaaaaatatttgtatattgaGAAAGCGTAATCATACATGGAGAACTtaaattttcaaacactattaaatctatttcttttaatatttttttatatcctttttttctatcacatcatatatatatatatatatatatatatatatcaaattatgaagaaaaataaatttgtctatttttgttctctcaatgtgtatattaaatttatgggtgtttatcaaataatttcctttaaaaaaaacatgggCCATTGCTTATTgcctttttatattttgaaagggataaagaaaaaaaaactaaattactaACTTTTATGATTTTGTTAGCTACTCCGTCGttcaattttattgaaaaaatattaaattatagttATACGTTACTTTGATTCGGTGATTAGACTATCTGAGTTTTCAAACAACATTTCTGTTATATACACACATCCATCAACATCGTTTTTCTTGATCAACATCCTAACAACACCGATAAACCCCGCATTTAACatctaaactaaaaataaataaaatcttaatcaaacaaactcaaatCTTCCTCTCTCaaattcatctttttctttcaaactcatgacatataaaaaaaatgagaaataaatctaaataaagaaaatagaaaacaaactcaagacatatcaaaatatgataaataaatctaaaataaagaaGATAGATAACAATAACTATAAGTCATATttctttattattgttatttttggtttctttaaacatcaaaaataaagaaaaataaatcttgataaaTCATTCAATAAATCAGAAGCAAACCTAGAATAATctttaacattaattttatttttgtgggtTGTTCTATATTTTTCAAGTCTCTTCATTTTGAGgtaaaatttagatattttaggAATTTGTTCGAATATCCATTTGTAATATTGATATTggattttctctctctttctctttgtTTTGGGGTAGTGATAGTAGAAGAAGGCAATATTgtatttatgttaaattttgtattttaataaattactcTTAATGAAAAGTATCAAAATGATTAACATAATTATAATCATAATCAGAGCAAAgattaattaagaaatta
It includes:
- the LOC101508057 gene encoding protein kinase STUNTED → MTVEKRFVLVGIRIDSHSRELLNWALVKVAEPGDCVLAVHVLKTKSSDCISQNKSLMDGYLEVYKGLCHAKKVGLSGQIITGRSIKNILVREAKNHHALSLVVGGRASTAKYCAKRLPPTTNVLAIRDSRVVFRRCTNKQPPGSLILDPRPSLTSIDNLSDRTIQSEFGCSTEEEEKSLCQNTKELKEETIDESERYKSRLISIFAGKASKQKLGWPLLRRATSEISQRPHGRRDMSVVQWVMSLPDRSPHSSPQSSSPDENPFERSISDIEDESFKNYLLPSVVLPKGLEGILNVNSLNCMWFSLEALKSCTSQFSSENLIGKGGSNRVYKGVLSDGKPIAVKVLQSSKEAWKDFSFEIEIISSLKHKNISQLLGICIEDNTLISVYDYFPKGSLEQNLHGKNKDESFLSWEVRFNVAVGIAEALDYLHTEALKPVIHRDVKSSNILLSEGFEPQLSDFGLAIWGPTTTSFLTQEDLVGTFGYLAPEYFMYGKVSEKIDVYAFGVVLLELISGREPISSEPCKGQESLVVWAKPIIENGDIKDLLDPKLEGNFDETQMQRMVLAASLCITRAARLRPKLKQILKILKGDNEVEYCFNEHSDNEENIDDEVYPNSSAELHLSLALLGVDDDTTSCSSTDHSYSEYLKDQWSRSSSFN